Sequence from the Puntigrus tetrazona isolate hp1 chromosome 11, ASM1883169v1, whole genome shotgun sequence genome:
GCTTTTAAGAATGGCTTCTTGGGAAGCGTGGGAAAGATTTGTAGAAGGGTGTAGAAAACGGTGGGACAGGAGTTGGATGAACATCCGACTCTGGAGCCAAAAGTCTGAGTTTCTGAAAAGAGAAACCTAAATCTAAGTCTTCGCCCAGCAGTGGTTATGCCAACTACTGTTACCATTTTCTTTACGCATTTCCTTCTTTTCTCGTTTTCAAACTCAGCTTTTCTGCAACAAGCGTAaataattacacataaaaaatgtatagttttacCACACAACAAGCAACTGATTGTAAATAGTCCCATAAGTTGGTGTCAACAAATAGTAAAATTTTTTAAACCCAACAATGAGTACTCTTCTAATGAAAAACAGATTGCTTCCgcgaaaaaaagaggaaaagtcCTGCAAAACAAGGAAAAGCTTCAAAAGTGTCAGAGAGAAGGTCTCAAAGTGACTTCGGTTCGAGAACGACTATATTCTCACATGTTGAGTTAACTTTATTCCATCAGTTTCTTACTGTGTGCAAATAAGTTTTTCACCTCGACCATGGAAGTGGAACACTACTTCTACTTGCGCTCCCAGAATTTATTAATCTAAACTAGTTTTCTTAATCTTAATCTTCTGCTAACTTCTTAGGATTTCGTGTTCTTCATTCTTGTTTTGATTAGACAAATTCTGTGAAAGTGGGTTTGCATGATTTAACCCTGATACcaccattaaataatattttaaaactgactTAAATCTGGTCATGTTGACACGCAAGTTAACTATTATATGAAACGAACAATTGTCTACatctctgtatatttattaatttatgtacaCCTCATCAAAACTGGCTTTTAACTCTTCTAGATATCATTTGAAATTGACATGTGTGAATGTAAAACAATATCTAAACACACTAGTCAGGCTATAAAGCCACATAAAATGTACCTATTAAGTATTTTCTTGTAAGAGAAACGTCTAACGGATCTTTTCAAAACCATTTCTGTTTTCCAAAATAGCAAACCATATTAACATTCAGTGTCTGCAAAACCCGTAAGCTTAAAATAATTAGCAATTAATCTCACACGATTTCGCTCATCCTGCATGGACACATGGGCGGACGCATTCGTTATACGTAGCCTATATAAAAATCTGGAATGAAAGGGTTTCTCATAAAAACAGAACCATGGAGGGAGTGAGAGGGAATCGCTGTGGTTTCAGCTCTCTCTCTGCGGCGGGACGCGACTCTCGAAATTTCTCCAATCGCCAGAGTACGGTGTCCCCGGGCATCACCGCGCAAGACGGCCAGGCCTCCTCGGGCACATCACTGAGCTATGGACACCCATTTGGAAGTCCATATTATGGACAGAAAGCGTATTCCTATGATCCTGCCGAAAAATACATGGAGTCGAGCAGCACGCTGCCAGCTGAGGAGCTTTCCAACCGGCCCAAAGAATTGAGCATTCACCCAAGTTTCGTACCAGGAGTCAGTGCGGACCCAGAGACAAGGCATGAAACTTCAGTTCCTCTGGACAGGTATCAGCACTGGGCCAAGACGATCGGCTGGGACGAGGAACTATACTGTTCTAAggaacaaacacattttaaccaCCTGTGGAAGTCCACGTTTTCGGGTAAAATAAcatagcaaatatatttaacggttaaaaaaaaaaaaacactgttataCTTATTCATACATCGGCAAATACGTGACGGAGACCGGGCAGAACTTCATTGTCGCTCAGTTTCAAATTTCATGTTCACTTTGGCCTAATTGTGCTGTTGTCGGTCTGAttatgtttgaaaataataatttttttgaaaataatgattttctGAGACAGAAACGTTAGTTGGCTAATGTTAaggttttttaacttttagaaGAACAAAAGGCTTTTAGACACGTCTTAAATACAATATGcgctgtgtttattttaaaaaatgctaatttagtAATTGCAGACATTTATAAACAGAACCCACATAGACTAAACTCATTGGgcatgtattcattaaaaaataaattagtttgaaaATTTACAATAGGCTATTTGGAAGCTAGGATTTCATATCTCGCTTCTTTTAAACGCCCTGAACAGATATTCTTATTATTGTGGGCCACATAAGAAAATTGTTTCATACAGATGTTaagctgtaaaatatttacattatttaaattattaaggGTACTTAATTGGGtcacttaaaaataactgtCTTATGATGTTGAAGTTAAGAGAATTAATGCATGGGGAATCGATGCAAAACTGTCTTTCAGCGTGGATGAGTTTAGAATTTTAGTAGAGTTTAGAATTAAGAGTCACATTACATTGACTTGAAAAGTAGTCTTAAGTAAATGATTTATAAGATTTTTGAACCATTTTTGCAGATGTGGTGCCACACCAGACCGAGATGAATGGGTTCTGTCGTGGTCGTAAGAAGAGAGTACCTTACAATAAAACTCAATTGAAGGAGCTGGAAAGAGAGTACGCCACCAAGAAATTCCTCACCAGAGACCAACGAAGGCGTCTCTCCGCCGCAACCAATCTCTCGGAACGGCAGGTGAACATCTGGTTCCAGAACCGTCGTGTTAAGGAGAAGAAGTCAGTGTCTAAAGAAGAGTTACGCTCCCACGTGCATGTGCATTAATCACATAGCGCCGATCAAttctgcatttaaaagaaaaaagtcaacACACTCGTGTCTCAATGTTGGCTTCTGGAATGCTTTAAAAACGGTCTGGTGATTTTCTTTTTCGAACAGATCTTCTGTTTAGTTTGGTTTTGCCtcgtttggtttagtttttgttctagttgtgactttaaagaaaaactgtcTATCCAAACGTAATGTTAATTGTTGAATAAGTTTTCtaagttttcttctttttttgcatttttgatcCATTTATTCGGTATTCTCAtggggttttttcttttttttcctttttttatggaAACGTATTAAATTGGGGATGCTATTACCTTTCATCTACATGGATCTACGAGTTCACTGAACATGAAGTGTTTCTTGGTAACAGCGGCGATCAAGTCGAAACTTGTGTCACATGGTCCATGAACAATTTGCAGAAGTCTGCCCTATATCTTGTTTTTCTTGGCAAAAACTGTTGCATATGACTACCTCCAGTGAGCACTAGTGAAtccatatttattatgcacTAATTACTGAAATGAGAACATCAGTTCCActatgtgtaatatattttgttggTTACACTTTCTTTTGATAGACATTTTActaactacatgtctactaacgtTCAGGATTGttggggtaggtttagggttagtaaaaTAAGTTGACTCTCATAGTATGTTGTATTTTGTGGACAATTTTATCCAAATGTTGGAATAGATTAAGCATGCAGCAGCCTACTAATaatctaatgactgctagttgagtTATTACCGTTAGCAGAATGTCTacagtggactatcaaaataaagtgttaccattttgtTATATCGTCATtgtcctttttaaaatatccaTATATTGTCTTTACTGTATGTACTTGTCAAATCATCTATTCTCTACattaaatgtatagttttttaTATCAACCATAATATCTCTACACTGCATTTgttgtgtttaatgtgtgtgttgtggggATAGACAAAGCCTGTGGTCCCCATGATTGGGTTAGGGGATAGAAAGTATAGTTTGGTCAGTGTAAAAGTAATAGaacatgcgtgtgtgtatggtttggttaatatatttatgtacttgTGGGGACCTGAACTAACACAGACTCATGTCACGGTGGGGacctttttttttgagaaagtaGAAATGCAgtaagtttcctgtaaggggtagggttaggtgtagggcaatagaAAATATAGTCTGTGCAGTATACCATTAAGCCTAAGGAAGAGTCGCTACAAGGATAACTGACCagaaatgtatgtttgtgtgtgtgtgtgtgtgtgtgtgtgtgtagcctaTATACCTAGGCTATGTACATAGGCTAATATATCAGGACATAATGTCCATTCTTAAAATTTGGAAACTAGAACCTCGTAATAATCTACATCACATGTCATAACACtcatcatttattaaacaaaaataaagcaaagatgGAAAAGCTATGGGTCAAGTTGGGACACCCTGTGATTCAGTTGCTGGTAGATTCACTCTTCTCAGCAATAACTTGAAGTAATTGTTTTGTCTCTCACATCATTCTAGGGAAATTTTGGCCCACACCTCAGAGACCGTGGCCCTAGTCCTTGCCCTGACCTCTACGGCTGGAACCCTACTACCCCTCCAACTACTTTGGGGGGAAATTAAGTGGCTTAACTAGGGGTCAGAAGCCCTTACTGGGCTTAACAGCTTAACAGGGAGTCAGGAAGCCTCCTGGGCTAAACAATCAGGAGCCCTCAGTGATCTGGATCAAGCCCTCCTGAGCTTAACTATGGATCAGGAGCTGACACGGAAGGGCACTCTGGACTAGCAGGCACTGGAGGATACCTTCAAGGAGCTGGCACTGGGGGCAGACTGGAGGAGCATGTTCTCTTTTGAGGACTGGGCACTGGTTTCAGAGCAGCTGGCGGGCTTGTAGGAGCTGCATCTAGTGCGTTTGACTCATGAATCTTTTCATCCAACCCAGCTGGAAGCATGCACCTAGTGTTGTTCAAGCTCACCTGATTAGAGAGCTCAAGAAAATTCTCCACATATCGCTCCAATCTTAGACCGCCCTGCCCCAAACCCCACAGCTTGTCCTCAGCTGTCATCTTTTGTTTGGCTTCAGTGTTCTGTCACACATCACTGGGAGCAAGGTTACAAAGAATGAGGAGCGAAGAGATGAGAAGATACTCAAACGTAGGTATACAGAATGGGAATACAGACACTGAATGACATATAACACTGGTAACACTTTGAGCCCACATAAGAACATTCCTCACCTGCTTGAATAAGGGACAAGAACGTGATCCTCCTTGGTGATTCTCCATCCTGACCAGCACATGACAGCCACTCAGTTGCCTTGAGAAACAGAGCCAGGGAGTGAGAGTTATGTGCCACCTTCGTTGTGCATCCATCAGCTGGGAGTCCTTGGCACCTTCATGACAGTTTTGAGGCAGGTGAAATCTTTTGGCTCTAGGTACACCATTATGCCCCACAGTCTGCGGCACAAGCCCACTGACACCGCAGGCTGTTTTGAAGTGGCGAAGACATGTGGGGGAGACAAAGTTTGCCCTTATCATGCAGGAGTCTAGATCTATCCCCAGATATCCAAAACGATCGTCACAAATCCATCACCTGGTTGGACCTGAGACAGAATAGATTTTACCGTCAGCATCTTGAATTTGCTTACCCCGAGTGCAAGAACAGCGGAAATCCAATATCGCCCGTAACCCGCCATCTTTTTTTGAGCACAACTAAATATCAATCTGCCTGAAAGGGGTGTACTCCCTCAACAGCCCCTTTTTTGGTGTATGGTGTACCCTTAACAAACTGTGTTCAGTACCCATTGTGAAAAGATGGCAAAGAAACTCAAGAAACTCAAGATTTCTGTTTGTGGCTGTGGTGTCTCCACATGCGTTAGGCTTTCTGAGCACAGGAAACTTTCGGCATCCCTAAGAACAGGGAGTATGTGTGCTAAAGCCATTGAATGCTGTTGCACAAGATCCTGAAGCAGAATTTTGGCAGGATCTATTCCAACCTGGGCAAACAAGAAGGCATATGTATGGCGCTACTGGCTAATTTTTTATCACACTGTACAACAGTAATTACTATTTCTTTCCTTTTAGCCACAATCTCAATTCAATGGGAATTGGCATCTTTGCAGTCCTCTCCTGTGTGCAGCTTTACAAACTTAACGTATGGCTAGTTAAGTTCCTAGCTTTCAACAACAACTTATCTACCTTACACATTACAGTGTCAAAGTACTTGTCACCCAAAGCAAGCAGAGAAAGATACTGCACATATTGCTCTCAAAATCAAGGCTTGATGAGGtatattcacacaaaaaaaagcttcCCACCTAAACGACACACTAGCATGTGTTCAGCTGCTTACTTCCTGCTTTGCAGGTCATCCGCAGTTGGTTCAAAagtccactagatggcagttAACAAACTGAACGAACTTCTTCCGATTTAACATAATCAATAATCCTCGAAATCTAAGTGGGATAAGATTTGCGCGCCTTTCCTGTCCCGAAAGCGGTGGTCAATCATGTCTACttgaattatttaaagtaacagACACTTTAAAACGCTAAGGGAAAAAGTCGGTatctttaaaaaggaaataaaccggatgaaaaaaggagaaaacagTCTTGAACAAGCGCTAAAATCTTTTAAACCAGCCTACTCACGAACACTTTCTAATTATGttggtgttttgtttattgattgtttataaggtttctttttttttggtaacgTTTTAATTATGGCTCATTGTTATGTGAAATTAACACTCGTGAGTATTTTTCAGTTAGCCTAAAGTTTTAGCCGTGGATTGGCTTTGCTAGGTCACGTGGTGTTTACTCCGCGGTAATGAACTTTATTGCCTGGTTGTCTCAAACCCTGTTCGTTTCCCATCATGCAACAGTTTAAAGACGCTTCACGCTTGTTTCTAGCTATCAGTTCCTTTCATtacttcataaaataataattaatatcataACGAATGTTAATGTTGGAGTATGTAATACACTCGCAAACACACTTATATGAGGATTAGCATCACGTGTTCATTGCGTTAGCTCGACGTGGAGAAAAAGATATTTGAGGAGAACAAGTATAGTCGTGTAAAAGCTACATGTAGTTCATACTAAATCAAAGTTCTCCCGGCTATACCAAAATACTAATGAAAATTATTCCATAAATGATGACTTTTCTTTGTATCCGTTATGGAGGGCAGCACTGCCATCTATAGTTCATTAACGTTATCAGCGtttctattcattcatttacgACGCTTAAATATTTACTTAGCCTGCTCTATAATGTTTGCCAAGCTCTTTAAGAAACTAATCATTCTATTGCACGTAAGACTCTTTCTTGGTGTAAGTCTTATAAGTTAACATAGTatactttgtttttgtaaatgcatgtgttgttcttttgttttgttgaaaaaaaaaccctcagtaTTGTAGTCTATGGCGCAGTATTATGGGGCGAAACAAATCAGgcagattaaaaacattaaaatattcatatccTGCAAATTAAATTggaacaaacaaaatcaaaataggCCTATGTTATATGGCCAAAATGTTAAAAGCACATGTTTATTATATACTGATGGGAATTAAGCGATATTCTTGGCGTCAAATTCCAATATTTTAATAGGAAATAGCAGAaattttgcatattaataaatgtattaaaatccACACATTTACGCATTAGTAtgcaaaattcattttaaaaatgctacattttaaattctaaatgtgTTGATTGTTCTGTAGTAACATGAATGACAGCACCTGTACGAAAACGACATGCGCATGCGCTGGAAATAAAGTCACCTGAAGGGAATGTGTTTGGAAGGGAATGTGATTTGTaccttaaataaaactgtattgtggactaaagaaaatgtttaaattgtgtaactattaactaatattataatacgtattttatattaaaatttaaattattattattattattattattattattattattaataccaattactttacatgtaattttgtgaaatatcgGTGCTTATTTGTTGTCATGTAAAACAACCTTCCGTTTTGATCACAatgcaacaaacaaacaaacaaaaaaaagcaactgtCACAGAAGTAAACtggctaaaataataaaaatgcgagtttaatattaatgaaacgCTTTTATTTTCAACGCAGGCCTATATTTAGAGCGGCAGAATACAAAGcgataaaaaaaacctttgcttttgtaaatgtaagTTTAATAAACGTGGTAACGCATCGTTTTACTTCATCTGGGTGTGAGATACAGAGTCGCGCTTCgtgaaatgcataaataatatactcgtgaaatttgtttataaactGTACACGGATCAAACtacgagaaaaaaaatattaggagagttttaaaaacactttctcgGCGGTGCATTTACTACATTTACTGTAGACCGAAACGATATCCCAAGCAGAGGTGCTGTTTTATGTCTGTTTCGTAACCTGCATTGTTTcacgttttatatttaaatatgcaagcTAAATAAAACGAATAACAACCGAAGCTCGCGCTCCTTCGTGATTAGACATCGTCGCTGATTAATTCGTTACAATGTAAATGAAGCTCACTAATTACAATCATTTTGTTggagccaaaaaaaaagacaaaaaagattGTGTTGCTTTCTATCTGTCCATCTCGACtctacatgtttgtgtgtgcgcgtgagtgcgtgtgtgtgtgtgtgcgtgtgtgtgtgtgtgtgtgagtgtgtgtgtgtgtgtgtgtgtgtgtgtgtgtgtgtgtgtgtgtgtgtgtgtgtgtgtgtgagagagagagagagagagaatcaatAATCTAATATCTCAATATAAGGGTGTGTGTGCACGCGTTGTGTCCCGCACGTTTCTGTAACAGCGCACAGAAAAGTCTTTACCGACgccttcttgtttttttttttaccgagaGATAAGCGCTCGACTGACTCCGACATCTCTCCCGTCTTTTAACGGATCGCGAAtcagaagctaaaaaaaaagcgGGCCTGTTTATACAACGATTGCCATTAAAGCAGGCCGTTCGTGAGGGCGCGCGCGCGGACCCATCAGGTGTGAGGAAAGGTGTGTGTGgcctgtatgagtgtgtgaggACAGCAGGCATGAATACTTACTTCACGAACCCGTGCCATTTAAACGGCGCTCAAGAGGTTCTGCCCAGCGTCACGCTCAGCTCGACGAACTACGACCCGGCGCGACACTTCCCGCCGTACGGCGCCGCGGCGGGCCACAACCGGATGTACTCCAACCCGTTCTATCCGACGCA
This genomic interval carries:
- the hoxc13b gene encoding homeobox protein Hox-C13b; the protein is MEGVRGNRCGFSSLSAAGRDSRNFSNRQSTVSPGITAQDGQASSGTSLSYGHPFGSPYYGQKAYSYDPAEKYMESSSTLPAEELSNRPKELSIHPSFVPGVSADPETRHETSVPLDRYQHWAKTIGWDEELYCSKEQTHFNHLWKSTFSDVVPHQTEMNGFCRGRKKRVPYNKTQLKELEREYATKKFLTRDQRRRLSAATNLSERQVNIWFQNRRVKEKKSVSKEELRSHVHVH